Proteins found in one Deinococcus sp. YIM 134068 genomic segment:
- the rplV gene encoding 50S ribosomal protein L22, translated as MTAPEQTLTPEFRNKKQRKQQVKLRRPGYAVAKYVRMSPRKVRLVVDVIRGKSVAEAEDLLRFIPKSASEPVAKVLKSAKSNAVNNDEMLEDRLVITAAYVDAGPTLKRLIPRARGSANILKKRTSHITIIVGERETRTGRGRQ; from the coding sequence ATGACGGCTCCCGAGCAGACCCTGACCCCTGAGTTCCGCAACAAGAAGCAGCGCAAGCAGCAGGTCAAATTGCGCCGCCCCGGCTACGCGGTCGCCAAGTACGTCCGCATGTCGCCCCGCAAGGTGCGCCTCGTCGTGGACGTGATTCGCGGCAAGAGCGTGGCCGAGGCCGAGGACCTCTTGCGCTTCATCCCGAAGAGCGCGTCCGAGCCGGTCGCCAAGGTGCTCAAGAGCGCCAAGAGCAACGCCGTGAACAACGACGAGATGCTCGAGGACCGTCTCGTGATCACGGCGGCGTACGTGGACGCCGGGCCGACTCTCAAGCGCCTCATTCCCCGCGCCCGTGGCAGCGCCAACATCCTCAAGAAGCGTACCAGCCACATCACGATCATCGTGGGCGAGCGCGAGACCCGCACCGGCAGGGGGAGACAGTAA
- the rpsC gene encoding 30S ribosomal protein S3 encodes MGNKINPNGFRLGITKGWNSRWYAGKKTYAKLLKEDEKIRRLVNKRLAAAGIARIEIERAGQQVNVIISAAKPGIVIGKGGESIKDLRGQIERLVSAGTVAVNVAEIPNPNISAPLVALRIAEQIERRFAFRRAMKQAAQRVMESGARGVRVILSGRLGGAEQARTEKVLEGRVPLHTLRADIDYGTALARTTYGILGVKVMVFNGEVIGGKTETLARPPRRNDERRPEGDRPNRRRPTARRRPGGE; translated from the coding sequence ATGGGGAACAAGATCAACCCGAACGGCTTCCGCCTGGGCATCACCAAGGGCTGGAACAGCCGCTGGTACGCTGGGAAGAAGACCTACGCGAAGCTCCTCAAGGAAGACGAGAAGATTCGCCGACTGGTCAACAAGCGGCTCGCCGCCGCCGGCATCGCCCGCATCGAGATCGAGCGCGCGGGCCAGCAGGTCAACGTGATCATCTCGGCGGCCAAGCCCGGCATCGTGATCGGCAAGGGCGGCGAGAGCATCAAGGACCTGCGCGGTCAGATCGAGCGTCTCGTCAGCGCGGGCACGGTGGCCGTGAACGTCGCCGAGATTCCCAACCCGAACATCTCCGCGCCCCTGGTGGCCCTGCGGATCGCCGAGCAGATCGAGCGCCGCTTCGCCTTCCGCCGCGCGATGAAGCAGGCCGCGCAGCGCGTGATGGAGTCGGGGGCGCGCGGCGTGCGCGTGATCCTCTCGGGTCGCCTGGGCGGTGCCGAGCAGGCCCGCACGGAAAAGGTGCTAGAGGGCCGTGTGCCCCTGCATACCCTGCGCGCCGATATCGACTACGGCACCGCGCTCGCCCGCACGACGTACGGCATCCTCGGCGTGAAGGTGATGGTGTTCAATGGTGAGGTCATCGGCGGCAAGACCGAGACGCTGGCCCGCCCGCCCCGCCGCAACGACGAGCGCCGCCCCGAGGGCGACCGCCCGAACCGCCGCCGCCCCACCGCGCGGCGTCGTCCCGGAGGTGAGTGA